A portion of the Agelaius phoeniceus isolate bAgePho1 chromosome 29, bAgePho1.hap1, whole genome shotgun sequence genome contains these proteins:
- the LOC143696114 gene encoding forkhead box protein L2-like, protein MGDTGDTAGDTAGDAAPAPRRPPGASFTIEYLLSGRGPGAAPSPEPPGPSPPGAPRPPPEPGDKPAQSYIALISTAILSSPEKKLLLSDIYQWIMDNYPYFKNKEKSWRNSVRHNLSLNECFVKAGRSDNGKGHFWAIHPANLEDFAKGDYHRRRARRRVRRVNVGYFHPYALYGLGCCCPCCPPGPAGPPRCPLPERPRWGWGRLPALPRGSVPVLPRAPFL, encoded by the exons atgggggacacgggggacaccGCTGGGGACACGGCTGGGGACGCGGCACCTGCGCCCCGGCGCCCGCCCGGAGCCTCCTTCACCATCGAGTATCTCCTGTCGGGCCGGgggcccggggccgcccccagcccggagccccccgggccGAGCCCCCCGGGCGCCCCCCGGCCCCCGCCGGAGCCCGGGGACAAACCGGCCCAGTCCTACATCGCCCTCATCTCCACCGCCATCCTCTCGTCCCCCGAGaagaagctgctgctgtccGACATCTACCAGTGGATCATGGACAACTACCCCTACTTCAAGAACAAG GAGAAGAGCTGGCGCAACAGCGTCCGCCACAACCTGTCCCTTAACGAGTGCTTCGTCAAGGCCGGCCGCAGCGACAACGGCAAAGGCCATTTCTGGGCCATCCACCCGGCCAACCTGGAGGACTTCGCCAAGGGCGACTACCACCGGCGGCGGGCCCGGCGCCGCGTCCGCAG GGTGAACGTCGGCTACTTCCACCCCTACGCCCTGTACGGCCtcggctgctgctgcccctgctgccccccgggccccgccgggcccccccggtgccccctgCCCGAGCGGCcgcgctggggctgggggcggctGCCAGCGCTGCCCCGGGGCTCCGTGCCCGTCCTGCCCCGGGCCCCCTTCCTGTGA
- the ZBTB7A gene encoding zinc finger and BTB domain-containing protein 7A, which translates to MAGGVDGPIGIPFPDHSSDILSSLNEQRNNGLLCDVVILVEGQEFPTHRSVLAACSQYFKKLFTSGLVVDQQNVYEIDFVSADALSALLEFAYTATLTVSTSNVNDILNAATLLEIPAVRDVCTDLLERKILAKNDQMDTVDQIDQRNHLRAKEYLEFFQSNPVNGHQGSFPWTNPELRDLQRLNFRGQEEEEESNCNGLDFYSQATPTERPKASDCDPDSNPAMWLEREDEEPVSGGMFSPSQNGHYSSRGLATPAEEEGGTPRGPLDPQEAGDSPSFIPTGTETEDDAREVDDLAASALLQQMINSVGRQQLGDDDRKDEDGVMDYYLKYFGSSSEGDVYPSWSQKVEKKIRAKAFQKCPICEKVIQGAGKLPRHIRTHTGEKPYECNICNVRFTRQDKLKVHMRKHTGEKPYLCQQCGAAFAHNYDLKNHMRVHTGLRPYQCDSCCKTFVRSDHLHRHLKKDGCNGIPSRRGRKPRVREAGGAMPPTPTEDGSIPAPEPEDTAAGSEEQQQQQQQQQHFEENSNNEAPGLNVAGGSDEGNEQGLS; encoded by the exons ATGGCGGGTGGCGTGGACGGCCCCATAGGGATCCCGTTCCCGGATCACAGCAGCGACATCCTCAGCAGCCTGAATGAGCAGAGGAACAACGGGCTGCTGTGCGACGTGGTCATCCTGGTGGAAGGCCAGGAGTTCCCCACCCACCGCTCCGTCCTGGCAGCGTGCAGCCAGTACTTCAAGAAGCTCTTCACCTCAGGGTTAGTGGTGGACCAGCAGAACGTGTATGAGATAGACTTTGTGAGTGCGGACGCCCTGTCGGCGCTGCTGGAGTTCGCCTACACCGCGACCCTCACCGTCAGCACTTCCAACGTCAACGACATCCTCAACGCCGCCACGCTGCTGGAGATCCCGGCCGTCAGGGATGTCTGCACGGATCTCCTGGAGAGGAAGATTCTGGCCAAAAATGACCAGATGGATACAGTAGATCAAATTGATCAGAGGAACCATCTCAGAGCAAAAGAGTACCTGGAGTTCTTCCAGAGCAACCCCGTGAACGGCCACCAAGGCAGCTTTCCGTGGACCAACCCAGAGTTGAGAGACCTTCAGAGACTGAACTTCCGAGgccaagaggaggaggaggagtcgAACTGCAACGGCCTGGACTTCTACTCGCAAGCCACCCCAACCGAAAGACCAAAGGCAAGTGACTGTGACCCCGACAGCAACCCGGCCATGTGGCTGGAGCGCGAGGACGAGGAGCCGGTCAGCGGCGGGATGTTCTCCCCTTCCCAGAACGGACATTACAGCAGCCGCGGCTTGGCCACCCcggcagaagaggaggggggcaCCCCCAGGGGCCCTCTGGACCCGCAGGAGGCCGGGGACTCGCCCAGCTTCATCCCCACGGGCACGGAGACGGAGGATGATGCCAGGGAGGTGGATGACCTGGCCGCCAGcgccctgctccagcagatgATCAACTCGGTGGGGCGGCAGCAGCTCGGCGACGACGACCGCAAGGACGAGGACGGGGTCATGGATTATTACTTGAAATATTTTGGCAGTTCCAGCGAGGGCGACGTGTACCCGTCCTGGTCGCAGAAGGTGGAGAAGAAGATCAGGGCAAAAGCATTCCAGAAGTGCCCCATCTGCGAGAAGGTGATCCAGGGCGCCGGGAAGCTGCCGCGCCACATCCGCACccacaccggggagaagccctacgagTGCAACATCTGCAACGTCAGATTCACCAG GCAGGACAAGCTGAAGGTGCACATGCGGAAGCACACGGGGGAGAAGCCCTACCTGTGCCAGCAGTGCGGGGCCGCCTTCGCCCACAACTACGACTTGAAGAACCACATGCGGGTGCACACGGGGCTGCGGCCGTACCAGTGCGACAGCTGCTGCAAGACTTTCGTCCGCTCCGACCACCTGCACAGGCACCTTAAAAAAGATGGATGCAACGGGATCCCGTCACGGAGGGGCCGCAAGCCGCGGGTCAGGGAGGCCGGCGGGGCCATGCCCCCCACGCCCACGGAGGACGGGAGCATCCCGGCCCCCGAGCCCGAGGACACGGCCGCGGGCAgcgaggagcagcagcagcagcagcagcagcagcagcactttgaGGAGAATTCCAATAACGAAGCGCCGGGATTGAATGTAGCAGGAGGGTCGGATGAGGGTAATGAGCAAGGACTCTcctaa